From Puntigrus tetrazona isolate hp1 unplaced genomic scaffold, ASM1883169v1 S000000005, whole genome shotgun sequence:
CacttttgggtaaactatctgTTAACCTTTATATTCCTGCTTTAGTACAGAGTGTCTGGCGTTGAATAGGACACAATGATTCCTTTATGcctagattttcttttttttttatctaatcgAAGGAGGTTGCTATCTTTACTGATGTCTGACGTCAATCCTGTGCAAACATGGACCCTTGTGACACGTACTttagtatcagaaatacacgtGCGCATTGACTTTTACTGTTCTCACGGCTCCAGGCCGATATTTAATGGTTTCCAGTGCAGCGCAAGTTTGCGGGTAACTGGCAGTTTACCTTTTAGCACTTGGATTCAGATCACATACTTTTTATTGCACGTGGATCATGAAACGTTCCCACTGTGCTGGAATGTGCTTCTCACAGCGTCCTTTTGACAGACGGCTCAAAGCGCATAAATATAATCCCGTTTAATGAAAAAGGTGCACTGAGATATTAAAGAGTGGAACAAGTATAAACGTAACGCGTTATCGTAAAACCTCATGCTGTTTCTTCATCCCCTGAGCTCCAAATCTCACTTTGTTCTCatcatgctctctctctttccctatCTAGACCGATTCTACAGCTCCAATCAGAACCTGATCACGAGGGTGCAAGAGTTGGCATCCGCTAAAGAGGTGTGGTTCCGGGCGGCGGTGATAGCGGTTCCCATCGCGGGCGGGCTTATCCTGGTTCTGCTGATTATGCTCGCCTTGCGAATGCTTCGTAGCGAAAACAAGCGTCTTCAGGCCCAGCGCCAGCAGATGCTGTCTCGCCTGCATTACAGTTTCCATGGACACCACCACGCCAAGAAAGGCCACGTGGCCAAGTTGGACTTGGAGTGCATGGTGCCGGTAACGGGACATGAGAACTGCTGTCTGGGCTGCGATAAGCTGCGGCAGACGGAGTTGTGCACGGGAGGAGGAAGCGGAGGCGAACGTCTCCTATCTCTCGTGCACTGGGGGATGTACACGGGACATGGCAAGCTGGAGTTCGTATGACTACTCGGAGCTTCCTTGTTAGGGCACAAAAGGGTAACTGTGTAGTTTGCTGTCGTAATTTTATTATCGTCCTGCTCGGCGTGTTATTTTATTGTCTCCATGGAGAGCGAAGAAATTTCAAGGACGcaaatttttgtgttttctcaaAAGAGCACTTTACTTGAATTAGAATGGCCGGTCACTGTGGGGCTGTGGTGAATATGAAACGGGCGGAGCTATGGACTGCAAGCCCCGCCCCTTCCCCGCCGAGCCGTGTCCTGTGGATCCTGgaatgacactgaagactgaaggaTTCGCAAAGAACGGTcttattttgcacatttgtatAAAACGGACTAGATGACTGTGGGATGGTTGGAAAGCTGCATTCGAAAGCAGcttttttgaagaattttaCACTGACACCAGGGTACAAATAAGATTTGTTGTAGTCAAATTGTATGAATAAAGGCACCAATCTTGACTGTAACAAATCACATGCCTCTGCTTATGATTTCATGAATCGGACAcatttgtaattgcatttttgcctttatttagctctgcgtgtgtgtgtgtgtttgagtgaggaAGGTTAGTCAGTAGCAGGGATACTGACACAGGGGCCTTGTTCTAAAGTAGTGCCCTTCATCTGACTGCGTCATCTCTGAAACCCCTCCAAAAGGGACACATTACATCTCTCTGGCTCTCGGCTGCTCTCTTGGGATTAATACTGGAGGTAGAGCGagtatttatttagtaagtGAGGGAATGTCGGTAAGCTGTGAGTTCAGAGTCCTTCGCCTGCACTCGCCGAAAACAGTAATTCCCTTGTATGCACTCTGGCTTGACTTTACAATCCACAAATCACAGGCAGATTTGAGAACTGTGAAACTTTTTTGACCTACTTTGAAAATATGCTTGCAgctttacttcttttttttgaagTGTCCTTAAGACCAGCAGCAATTGCTAACATTCCTCTGTGATATTGTTCATTGCAGTGGACGTGTACAGCACAGGCTCCGTGTGACGTCTTATTCAGTCTCCTCCGTTTTGAGCTTTATTTGTGGATCATTTtgctaatgtttatttaaaaccgACATACATAAGCTTATGTCAACAAGGCCTGCGATCAGTCAGCTACAAATTATCGGTATAAAATTAGAGAAGTTGCTATAGTATGTGAGCAAAGTCATCAGGTTTTGTTCCGATGCAATAACATTAAAACTTAAGTCAAAATgaccacaaaacaaaaagtattaaaagttaAGTTAACATTAATTTGTcaaaggcaaaaataaaaaagctgtaGGTTTATTATATGGTGTGTTTCCACTCTACACACTAAATGTCTGAATGCATTggataaaaacataaactgtAGCTGCAAAacaatgttttagaaaaagttAGATttacagaaatagaaataatgttcaaaaattaAGACCTGAAATGGTGACACTTTGTGGTTTGTAAAAGCTTAGTGGCGtagttaatgaaaatatctGAGTTTTGAGGCGTTGCAGTATTGGCTTTGAAAAGTGAACCTAGTTCTAGGGGTCACCGAATATGAACAGTTCCAAATGTGTGGGTTGAAAATGTTTTCGCTGAGTCACATAACTTGAGTTGAATAAAGTATATGTTTTCTTGATTTTGAAGATCTACATTTGCAGTGTTTCAAAACTATCAAATCAAGCTTATTTGTACTGTGTTTATACAGTACACGGATTCAGCTTTACAGAAAGCTATATGCGGTACTAACAAGATTTAAAACGCATTCCTTCGAAAATAACAAAGCCGCAAAGACATGATAATATTGACTTTAGTTGATTCGGCATTACCCTGTCCCTGTCCAAAGCTTGTCGTCCTTTCTGCAGCTTCCTCTCGCGtctgttctctctttttctctctctcgtgtGTCTTAGCTGACCTTGCTGTGTATCAGGACCCCGGGAAGACGCCATTAGCTGGCGGACCACTTAACAGGCGCTAGCATTAGTGAGCTTAGCCTCCCCCTGGACTATTAGCGCTCGGTTAATGATAACAAAAGCCTGAGAGTTCGGACTAGCTAATGATCTCATTGCGTTCTCAGCTTCACTCTGGCCAATCATCTGCTCCTGAGATGAAATGTGCTTTAGTTAAATGTCTCTGCAAATAACTTACTTAAATGTTACTCGCttggtgatttttttaattctatttttactttattgctTAGTAATTGCAGTTCTGACTGactgtatttgcatttttttaaaaaatgaagaatcTGTATACGGGTTGTTTTGAATGAGACGCTGTCAAGTTTgtccacaaaaaaaacccaaaaaaacataaaagcagcATGTGGTGTGTTTGCATCAGTCATTGCCTTGGCAGTAGTCAGTCTGGCCGTTTGTATTGACATGCAAATTTAACAAGGGCACCGGCTGAGCCTCCTTTACAAGCttaatttgttttgaattgACTTCAAACTGCCATTGCTTTCTTCCTATTCAGTAGTGCAGTTTTATTGAGGCCCCCTCCCCATGTAGCCTCTGGACACAGTCCCTTTACATAGATAATATtcgattttaaaatgtaaatcatttagTGGCCCCGAGCCGTTGTTAGAAACAATCCAATAGTTACTGTATGCCATTAGCCAATTAAGTTAATAGCTCGTTTGATTACGTCAAGTATATCtgccaaaaaaacatgcattttctttgtctttggtATGTTCTGGATTGTCATAACCATCAAATCATTTCTCGCATATTTTTacttattcaaaaaaaaaaatcgtgcTGAAGGTCTTTTCCTTTCCTCGcttgattatttattagttCTACCAATGAAATAAACCAGGCCGCTcccaacaaacaaacacaacatgtCATCCCACGTTGCTTATTTATGCAAACAGAATTTGGGAGGAACCGGTTGTCATGGAAATCAAGTGACAGTCATGTACTGGACACAGAACCTAAATATTTGAACGACTCGAAGAGCCGAGAGAAATGCTTTGAAGTTCACGAAACACAAACCGGAACGATGTCCTCGTGTACCTCTCAACTCTAAACATTTACGCAAATGTCAAGATTACGtttacatctaaaaataatagtGTAAATGTCACTacctatcaatctatctatctatatcagTTCGTCCGTCTTCTTTTCAGAAGATGCCTATTCTTTTTCTGTACAAAAGGCCTTCCAAAGATGGCAGTGACCCCACTCAGTATGGACCAATGGACTCAGATTTATCTCGGTCAAGCTTAAGGGGGAGATTTTGGCCCCTGGGATCGAGCGTGTGGTGATGAAGAAGAGATTGTGGAAGCAGGAGCAGATGGGAATGGATTTGTTGTTGCTAGTCAGCAACCAGTGTATTCACCCTTATTCTGTTTATTCTGTAAAAAAGCTCCAAGAATCCCTATAGAAGAGATCGCACAAATTAACACCTTGCTCTAGTTTACCTCCGAACACAAAGGTCCGACCTCACCTGATTTTGAGTCAGGATGTTTtcgtcactgaggttgttgtgAAGTTTAGGCAATACTGTTCATCTCGACTTGGTGGTTGAAATGTCCTCTAATGAATTTGAGTGGGAGGGAGGAAGGAAAATCATCAAAACAAAGGTGAGAATGGAAGAaagagtttataaaaaaaaaaagctaaagatTGCGTGCATGCTCGAGACTAATAATGGATTTCACAGACAGAATTGGCTCCTGGCCCGAAAAGcctcttatctttttttttcttctcctctttttAAACTGTGACACACACCCTGATTTGGCAGCCGTAGCCCGAGGCCTCCTGCAGagatataatgtgtgtgtattgtgagCGCAGAGCCCTGGATTACAGCACTGAAAGAAGAGTAGTCTGTGTCTCTGGGTCTTCTGTCTTTGCTATGCTGCCACTGAAAAGCGCCGACATTGATGCACCCCAATGCTTCCTTTTGGccattcaatacatttttttagactGTAATAACATGAAAACTAAGCCTGTTGACTAGGCTTTTTAactattaatgtattttttttattatcgaTTATTacagcaaggctgcattaatgTAATTGCACAAGACAGCAAAGACAttcatgcaaaacatttttagtccaatttttgtttttttttaactttctgttaatcaaagaatccGGAAAAATAAGCATCGCATCCCACAattattttaaagggatagtttccTCAAAAAGGAGaattcagttaacatttatcCACAAGTTGTTAGAAAcctattcatttcttttttagaaaatgGTTCGTAACCAAACAATtgccattcatttttatataggGAAAAAGTAGCATGAAGGTCAAAGGCTGCCAGAAATAGTCTGGCTCCcaatattattgaaaaaatgtatttgtgtggtgaacaaaataatagttttttttcccatgaagGAGAAAATTATGACAAATTGTCAGTTTTGGATGAACCCTTCAATAAGAACAACAGTTTTCAATACTGGTCGTTTATAAGACATGTTTCTTGAAAAccaaatcattaaatcatttgacagaaattaaaggctgctgaaaattcagttttgccatcacaggaataaattacggTAAGACTTCAGTATAAGGAGCAATTCTCTCATTGTTTATTAGCATGtctattaataacatattggctatatatatatatatatatatatatatatatatatatatatatatatatatatatatatatacaaatatataatatttaaatgcttggTTAAATGCttggtaattattattttgaaatatatacaaatgtgtatatatatatatatatatatatatatatatatatatatatatatatatatatatatatatatatatatatatatatatatatatatatatatatatatatatatatatatatatatatatataaaaccatattCTACAACTCTAATCCTGcccagtacctaaacttaactactaataagcagcaaattagaggtttattgaggcaaaagtcataattaatagTTTCTTAATGCCGACaattcctaaaataaaatatgacctaaattacatgttaaaatatattagattaGGAAActgatgtaataataattcacaaaattactgctttattgaataaatgtcGCCATGGTGAGCATAAGGgccatctttcaaaaacatttaaaaacccCACCAATCACAAACCTTTGAACTGCAGTGTATATGTAGTGTAAGATGTAATGGTTTAACTAAAAAGGGCTTCAGTCAGCAGCTAAGTATGTATCTGCATTTTATTCTGTGCCAGCTCTTGGTTTTGATCGAGATGAAAGCCTACGATCCCGTGGACGTGACCTTTCATGTGCGTCTTATCGAAGCACTCTGCCAGGACTGTATATTACAGGTTGTAAAGGCAATTATCTCTTAGTCAAGCTGGTGATAAGTGAAGAATGCCACGGGCCACACCTGTAACCACACCCCCTGAGCAATTATTTAAAGGGTGTGGTTACAGAGCGCTCTATGTGACAATGAGTCGGCTGGCAGCAGCTCCACTTCTGAGAGACATGTTTGCTGAAGTATTATGTCTTTTGAGAAGGACTTACGTTTTCATCATTGTGTTCAGCTccgctttgaaaataaattgataGCGTAACACCTTCGCCAGGTGTTTGAGTGGTCAGACTCAGCTTCAATTCAGCTTCAAACGGCACATTGACacctaatattaaaaatgaaatacacgTGACCTTTCGAACGTTTGCGGTCAGTATGactggtgtttttgtttaaaaaaaaaaaaaaaagaaaacttttataAGACAAGGATGccttaaaatgacattaaaacctttatattgttacaaaacatttctattttgggGCTTGTAGACACAGAAAAAgctaaaaaacttttttaaaattattattttagaaaggTGAAATATTTAGTGTGCATTTGTATATACCTATATGGTAACACTTATTCAATATTAACTATGACCTTtctcatttgctgcttattaacagttatTAAGATTGTTATGCTTAAGTATCGGGTAGGATTAGCATGTAGATTAAGGTCATGtaataaggcattaatgtgtGCTTCTAATAtttgctaatattctagtaatatgcatgttaagaagcaactagttaagagacactaaaataaagcgttactatATAATTCAAAGGTAGTGCATGGTAGGAGCCTCACTAAGCACTAAATCTCATCTTGTCATAAATCTGACAAAATGAAttcatctgtttgtttattttggagaGCGACATCATTGCCACCACGTGTTGAGCATCATCTGCTGAGAGGGAAGTGAGTTATGACAGTCGCTCTGCTTCGGTCCAAAACACAAGGGTTAAATGCTTGGTAATTATTCTTTTGAGATGTTTTATGGCAGTTCTCTGGCTAATGTTAAATGACAGGGATTGTTTGAAAGCAGAGTCGGGCTCAAGAGGAGCAGAGCAGATGCCCTGAGAGAGAATGAGTAATTGAACCGAATGCTGTGTAGCACAGACCCACACCAATATAACAAGACAATCTAATTCATTTAAAGATTACAGTACAATGATTTAGCGATGGTAACATTTAAATACCGATGACAAATTTGGGCCAGTGGTTCAAGCGGCGTGAGGCAAGTCCCGAAAAACGCGGAGGATGCGAGATAAGAAGAAATAGGAAGGACTGAAAGAAAGGTACCGTGGGGAGTGGAGCTGTTTACTGCAAGGTCAAGGTCCTAGTGACATGTTTACGAGTTCTCGTCGAGCAGCTATTGCTGTTAAACTTATAACTTCACCTTCTtcctaccacacacacacacacacacatagagttTAAAGACTGCTGCACAAGGGCTTTTGAAGAGGTTTCATTTTTCCTACATTTTTGACCTGTGCGGCTTTGTTGGAGTGATTTAAAGGAACGTTACAAATGTCTGCTGAACATTAAAAAGACTttttccagtgtgtgtgtgtgtgtgtgtgtgtgtgtgtgttactgggcatgtacatgcatgtgtttattttaaaaacacgaAGCACATAAGGCCAAACATTGTCATTTAAGAGACAAACTTAATAATATGATGAATTATATTGTTCTAAAACCAGCTAGAGCTCCTTAAACATGATTGGGGTCCATGGGCCGATATTTAAACCATATACTAAAGACAGAAGGTTTATAATCtaataaagatgaataaagTACAAAATTCAACTGAAAGGTATCCAAATATGTCAGATAGATTTCtttcagattattttaataaaggttaaaatgtaatgaagataagttaaaaatgaatgctgttaaTATAAGTTAGCAACaagtttgtattattattagtattatttgttGTCCatggttgtttttttctaaattatgtAGCATTAAAAcccaaattaaatgtttacagGGGAACATACagagatataatataaaaaaaaaaaaaaaaaaaaaaaaaaaaaaaaaaaaatatatatatatatatatatatatatatatatatatatatatatatatatatatatatatatatatatatatatatatatatatatatatatatatatatatatatatatatatatatatatatatatatatatatatatatatatatatatatatatatatttttttttttttttttctatgacacTTGGTTCTAGAGGTTAGAACACATCAGACACAAGCTTATTCtgacagctttatttttattaataaaagaaattataaaggGTCTGTTTGCCAAAGGCTACGAAACTTCAAAATCCTTTGAATGCATTAGACAAAGAAATCACAAAGaaccaaaaaacacaaatcCTTGGATTAGCTAACTTCTATTCAAAACAAATGGTTTTATTAGTAACTCTTAATTCGaccaaacagttttttttttccatgagaACAAATGTCAAATGTCATTAATACAACCGATATCAAACAGCTTATGCTTAGGCAGACTCAGCCCACAGGACCCAGCTTATTATACTATCATGTTGCAGCCAAAGGAGGacactcataaaaaaaaaaaaaaaaattaatccttTTCCTGTCTATTCTTCTTTACAGTTTCACTGTTCCTTTGCTGCTTGCTTGCCTTTCAAGTTGTACACAGTCTGTAAATACCCAGTTGGATGAGTTCGGTGCGGaagtgaaattaattaattgattgagAGCCATAATATTGATTTGATGATGCCAGTTCGAAGCCATAAGCAAAATATCACTTAGCACCTTGTTCCGTCATTCCAACCAAACCACACTATGATGGATTTTGTCTTCACATGCCTCACTATCATGCCTTATTACTGAAGTATGGTAAGTGGTTTACACTTGTTACCCAATTACACAAACCGGGGATCTCAGCAGCAGGGAGCTGGCATCATTTATATTGAGTGACGGATGAAATGAGCTCTATTTTCAACCAAAGCTTTGCAGCACCCCTCAGAGAAACCAAACTTTAACAAGCTATAAGCTCAGACGGTTAGACGTTGACTAGCAGTCAGTGTTCGGCGGCGATGGCTGATAGTTCCTCTCGGCTGATGGAAAAACAGCCGCTGATGAGGTGAAATGAAGAAAGAACCTTCTTAACGGTGACCACAAGCGCTCAAGAAGCAGACGGACCACACAGTAGGAGCATTTTATAGAGAATGAACCATATTTTTTAAGTTCTCATTTACTGTACGTTTATTGCTGATGCACGTACATCTGGTGCATTGCCTGTTTTTTGGAGTTATTGCTTATTTCTGTGTTCTCCTGCCCAGCACCTGAGCTTACACATTTACAGTTGTTCCTGAGAGAGAAGCTCGACCAAATCTAATAACGTTCATGTTTACGAGATGCATTTGGTGTTTTGGACGTAATCCTAAAATTATAGCGAGACCTCATGGAGCCAGTTTCTCAAATTCAGGTCTTCTGCATGGTTTGTCAAAAGCAAACAAGGCTTGCGGCTCTAAATTAAATTTCtcacatgcatatgcatgtaagtggtcattaattaattaataattaatcccATACATAATAAAAGTTTAGTTTGAATAATATGCGTTtgtgctgtttatatttattatgtacaaataaatacacgcgcatgtatgtatatatttcggaaaaaatattttatatattaaaagcatttatttctaatataaattatatgaatataaatgtagacGTGTAAAcacgtaaatattttcaaaatatatgctgtatgtgtgtagaattatatatacataataaatatacacagaacacacacacatattattatgtaaaaaacttttttattatgtatgcgATTATTCATTAACTTTTTATCGTTTTACAGCACTAACggatgtgtgtgatttttataaacaaacaaataaaaaaatcttaagttGATCATATGTACCTACTAATATATTGTATAAGCTTCTTctacaaaacacagcattttataattaagttataaaatgtatatattttatattatatttttttaaacataaaggaacataaatgacagtaaatgtaaagacatatataatatttataatttaagtaagtttttgaactttatattaatcaaagaagCAGCATACTAAAGTACTGAAACATATCAATGCCAATAACTGTAACATTTCAAACTGTACAATTTCAGACCTGTACTTCAGTATCAATCAGTTTTTAAAAGTGAGTTCAAATAAATGCgttgttatgatttttttttttaggctcgATGTTACGGCTTTCGTACCAAGTTGTAAAACGACAATACGTGATACGGTATCAGTACACTGCCCGGTAAATATGACGTACAAGTACGATCTCGCCGTTTCTCTTATCATTCGCTCATTGAATGATAATACAAATAGCCTCTCTGACTCCTCGGGCTGCGTGATTCTCTCCCATGTGAATGTTTTCCAGAGTTTGTAAATACCTCAGACAGAATGCTAACATGCACCTGGAAAGTTCTCAGAAAGGACAGTTCTCAAAGACGACGGGCTCCCATAATCACACACCTGCTCGAGGAAGAACAGCTGTTTAATTGCTATGTTTGGGCCGCTGTAGCCTCTCCTTCTCTCAGTCCCGCGCTGTGGAGGCTGAGCTGTGACTGCATGACCGCAACAGAAGGAATTTTGACTCACCGACATGCATTATGGCGCTCACAACCTGAAACATTTGTTGACCTAAAATAAATCCAACAAAAAAcgaatcccttttttttttttttttttttttttgcgttatAATTATTAGcgagaaatatttttaatcgcTCGTGTCCACCATTAATTCAAGCGAGCCTGACGCCGCACAAATATTTACCTTAGTAAGTCTTAGCTGAGCTAACTTCTTGTGTTTTCAGAGAGCAGTTACCCATTTAATTACCAGCGACAAACACGGGCAGGTCAGAGTTTACTGTAAGCGCCAAACACACTTTGTAGTTTTAAGTCCTGggcggagtgtgtgtgtgtgtgtgtgagggagaggcCATTATTTACGCAGTGTTTACACTGGCTGCAGGGAATTATCCCTCGGGATACGGAGGAGACCTTTGGAGTAAATCTCAAACTGATATAACAAAAAGACTTAtagaaacacaaacaagaccAGCAGCACCAGCCCCAAACACCAGCCAGACATACACAGGTGCATTTGTGCACCACATCAACAAAACGAAGACTTACGCATGTTCAAAAGGCTGCAAATAGGCGTCCGGgaatttaactgaaaatgcaTGAACTAATGTATCCCGTATTGGTTATTGAAGAAACGCCGTTTAACATAATCATACTTTAAGTGGACTCATCTGGTACTTCAGCATGCTGAATTAATTAGCAAGGTCCTGTGGCTTTATATTAGGagagtgttttttgtttataaaagagCAGATATGTATGAAAACTAACACCCTTCAGTATCAAACCACTGGCTTTAGGTAACAGGTCTTATTAACCTCTGCCTATAAACTGAAATTATTAGATCAGAGACATATGTTCAGCCATGTTTTAAAGTGGCCCTGttatgttggtttttttttaatgcagtggGTAACAGGGGATGAAAACATCTTGCAAAAtttgaaatctgaaagtgcacagtgtataaaatgattttctctcaaaagaaagagtagaCTCTGAATCATCGAAGcaaggcattttcaaaatgaatccCGAGCTTTAGCATATTGTTGGCTTCTTTGTGTTTTCTAGttatctgaatgaaaatgtaagtCCATTCTTCAACAGTAGGTACCTTTTTGAAGCTGTAAAAATAGCGTTTTCCCCCAGTAAAGCTGTGCACAAAGCACCACTTGGCTCACTGTTTTATCAGGCGTTACAGGCATGGTGAAATGAGAATGTAAACTGGGCTGCAGCTTAGCTTTACGctaggggtttggaaaaatgaattattGAGTGAACCGTTGATCAagtaagctaaaaataaatgaatggcaATGCAAGTATATTTTGACCTTGTATGCGTGTCAACCTATTGTTGAAgattcccaaaaccaaaatatgaaccttacATTACCCACAAGTGTTAAATTGGGTTGGGTTAACACAAATTTTAAGTTTCCCATActgtatataacatttttttttttttttttttttttttgtagtgagGGGAGTTTCACAGGATGTGCAGAGTGACCCGAGCTCTGTCTGATAAAACAGATTATTTGTCAAGTGCTCCACCCagaacaaacatatacatacatacacacaggtTGTGGCGTGTGTGATAGTTTACATCGTCCCTTGAGCTCATTATCACTCTGGCCCTTCCTGTCTGGAGATAAGAAACTCTTCCAAGCCCAAAATCCCCTCTCCACCCCTCTCTCACCCTCCTGTGTCCATGCTTCCTGCACCAGTCCCAGTCCCacattcaaatcaaatatgtcaaatattcTCAGAAAGAAAGGGTACAAAATCTGTAACTATAGGGCGGTAAACGATTTCAAAAGatttaggtactaatatgtacgtTTTAGAGACCGGTATTTACTTTTAAGGCACCCGTTTGCACTGTTTAGATGTTAATAAGGTACAAAGATGTGTCTTTTGCAAAGGTAAATTCTTAGTACTAAAATAATACCTGATCCAAAAGAATGGGGGAAAAAGTGGAGGGCATGTTTATCGGTCATCAATGACTTATATTTCAGCATACCAAGTCAATATATGACTTATAAAGACTTGTAACATACTATATGAATAATATAGACTATAAAAACATACTGAGGTTTATCTAAATTTGTCTTTTCTAACACATGCCCTGCATTTAGCAAACCGTTATCATTCAAGTAAGTTCATTAGCCAGTTTGTCCTACAGTATTCCCTCAACCCATCAAAAGATCGATCTAAATATAGGCCCATCTGTACCATTTTGCAGTTTCCTCGTGTTTAAACTGCAACATCCTTCTCTGATATATATAGTTTTCTGCAAAACAGGCCTTTCAGTGAGTGACAGaccaaacaaaaacagtctCAGACAAGGCGAGCCTCGGAAAATAGAGGAAAGAATGTTTGTTCAGCGATATCAAAAGATTAACTCTCATCTCTAGAAAGGAAAAAGCGGGAACATGAATTGGGCCTTTGGCTTCACAGGAATTCATGACATTCTCTTCTCTATTAGGCCTATTTATCtgctaaagaaaatattatgaaGACCCCTTAGACAGGGATAAGGGTTTTTGAGTAAAAGCAAATGTCTAAAACCGCTTGGATGAAAATCCGCCGTTTAAACCTGAACATCTTATGCAGAATACAGGAAG
This genomic window contains:
- the bambia gene encoding BMP and activin membrane-bound inhibitor (Xenopus laevis) homolog a, producing the protein MDRHSSLVSLWFQLELCAMAVLLTKGEIRCYCDAPHCVATGYMCKSELNACFTKVLDPLNTNSPLTHGCVDSLLNSADVCSSKNVDVSSGSASPVECCHDDMCNYRGLHDLTHPRGDSTDRFYSSNQNLITRVQELASAKEVWFRAAVIAVPIAGGLILVLLIMLALRMLRSENKRLQAQRQQMLSRLHYSFHGHHHAKKGHVAKLDLECMVPVTGHENCCLGCDKLRQTELCTGGGSGGERLLSLVHWGMYTGHGKLEFV